A genomic region of Chryseobacterium sp. KACC 21268 contains the following coding sequences:
- a CDS encoding DNA alkylation repair protein → MSLLKEVKQALSDLSIPENVEILQKFFKTGKGEYAEGDLFIGVRVPDQRKVAKEFYNKISLEELSELLSSKYHEHRLTALLMLILKFEKSKEKSLQKEIIDFYLSHLDFINNWDLVDTSCYKILGRYCFENQEEKLLIDLSNSDKMWKKRIAIVGTMHYIKKGSFELTKEFAERNLHHPHDLMHKANGWLLREMGNKNEQELLGFLNLHYKEMPRTCLRYAIEKLDESLRQDYLKGRI, encoded by the coding sequence GCAAAAATTCTTCAAAACGGGAAAAGGAGAGTATGCTGAAGGTGATTTGTTCATCGGTGTGCGAGTTCCTGACCAACGAAAAGTCGCAAAGGAATTCTATAACAAAATTTCTCTTGAAGAATTAAGCGAACTTTTGTCATCCAAATATCACGAGCATCGTTTGACGGCTTTGCTGATGTTGATTCTGAAATTTGAAAAGTCAAAAGAAAAATCCCTGCAAAAAGAAATCATCGATTTTTATTTGAGCCATCTCGATTTTATTAATAATTGGGATTTGGTGGATACATCGTGTTACAAGATTTTGGGGCGGTATTGTTTTGAAAATCAAGAAGAAAAGCTGTTAATCGATTTGTCGAATTCTGATAAAATGTGGAAAAAACGAATCGCAATTGTTGGAACGATGCATTACATCAAGAAAGGAAGTTTCGAACTCACGAAAGAATTTGCTGAGCGAAATCTACATCATCCACACGATTTGATGCACAAGGCCAACGGCTGGCTTCTCCGCGAAATGGGAAATAAAAACGAACAGGAATTGTTGGGTTTCCTCAATTTGCATTACAAAGAAATGCCAAGAACTTGCCTGCGATACGCGATTGAAAAACTGGATGAAAGTTTGCGTCAGGATTATTTGAAAGGAAGGATTTGA
- a CDS encoding DUF6122 family protein produces MDYLEFFPLRTAVHYFLHFIFPAVIAYVFFKKDWRKAYLIMLGTMLVDADHLLSTPIFAPERLSINFHLFHTYWAMGIYVLLLFFKGVPRIIGVGLLFHMLTDWIDFQLIM; encoded by the coding sequence ATGGATTATTTAGAGTTTTTCCCTTTAAGAACGGCGGTTCATTACTTTTTGCACTTCATTTTTCCCGCCGTGATTGCCTACGTTTTTTTCAAGAAAGATTGGCGAAAAGCTTATCTGATAATGTTGGGAACGATGCTTGTGGATGCAGACCATCTTCTCAGTACACCGATTTTTGCGCCAGAGCGACTTAGCATCAATTTCCATCTTTTTCACACGTATTGGGCGATGGGAATTTACGTTTTGCTTTTGTTTTTCAAAGGCGTTCCAAGAATTATCGGTGTTGGATTATTATTCCATATGTTGACGGATTGGATTGATTTTCAGTTAATAATGTAA
- a CDS encoding group III truncated hemoglobin — MKDIATREDIEILVNKFYDKVIKDDLIGFFFTDIAKIDLSKHLPKMYNFWESILLGNPVYEGNPMRVHFPINEVSALEERHFNRWLQIWEETIHENFEGENTETAIARALNIARIMNHKMANARGN; from the coding sequence ATGAAAGATATTGCCACACGGGAAGACATAGAAATTTTGGTCAATAAATTCTACGATAAAGTGATAAAAGACGATTTGATTGGATTTTTCTTTACAGACATCGCGAAAATCGACCTGAGTAAACATCTGCCGAAAATGTACAATTTCTGGGAAAGCATTCTTTTGGGAAATCCAGTCTATGAAGGCAACCCGATGCGGGTTCATTTTCCAATCAACGAAGTTTCTGCGTTGGAAGAAAGACATTTCAACCGTTGGTTGCAGATTTGGGAGGAAACGATTCACGAAAATTTCGAAGGCGAAAATACCGAAACGGCAATTGCCAGAGCTTTGAACATTGCCAGAATTATGAATCACAAAATGGCGAACGCGAGAGGAAATTGA
- a CDS encoding YkgJ family cysteine cluster protein, with translation MDVDFYKKQAQLKQKDHRKFLDGLKKKPPKNLDYLVVEKHDETFREIDCLGCANCCKTTGPLYVEKDIERISKHLRMKPADFEAKFLRVDEDQDKVLQNLPCFFLNDDNTCSIYDVRPKACREYPHTDRKKIYQINNLTIQNTLICPATYVFVEKLKKVLEKN, from the coding sequence ATGGATGTTGATTTCTATAAAAAGCAAGCCCAACTAAAACAAAAAGACCACAGAAAATTTCTGGACGGACTCAAAAAGAAACCGCCAAAAAATCTGGATTATTTGGTAGTAGAAAAGCACGATGAAACGTTTCGGGAAATAGATTGCCTTGGTTGCGCCAATTGTTGCAAAACCACAGGTCCGCTTTACGTAGAAAAAGACATCGAACGGATTTCCAAACATCTGCGAATGAAGCCCGCAGATTTCGAAGCCAAATTTTTGAGAGTGGATGAAGACCAAGATAAAGTTTTGCAGAATTTGCCTTGTTTCTTTTTGAATGATGACAACACTTGTTCCATCTACGACGTTCGCCCAAAAGCCTGTCGAGAATATCCGCACACAGACCGAAAAAAGATTTACCAAATCAATAATCTCACGATTCAAAACACTTTGATTTGCCCTGCGACATACGTCTTTGTGGAGAAATTAAAGAAGGTCTTGGAGAAGAATTAA
- the hemE gene encoding uroporphyrinogen decarboxylase: MIKNDLYLKALRGETVERPPVWMMRQAGRYLPEFIALRDKYDFFTRCQTPELASEITVQPIRRFPLDAAILFSDILVVPQAMGIDFKMKESVGPWLDEPIRTAQQVDDVIVPDVNETLGYVFDAIEMTLEKLDNEIPLIGFAGSPWTIFCYCIEGRGSKDFNIAKSFCFLQPESAHKLLQKITDTTIAYLKRKVEKGVSAVQVFDSWGGMLSPADYQEFSWQYINQIVEALAPLTHVVVFGKGCWFALEDMTKSKASALGVDWTITPELARQFTNNSVTLQGNFDPSRLHSTPATIRKMVHEMIDRFGKDKYIVNLGHGILPNIPVENAEAFIKAVVDWKA, translated from the coding sequence ATGATAAAGAACGACCTATACTTGAAGGCCTTGCGAGGCGAAACTGTGGAAAGACCGCCTGTGTGGATGATGAGACAAGCCGGAAGATACTTGCCGGAATTCATTGCGTTGCGCGACAAATACGACTTTTTCACCAGATGCCAGACGCCGGAATTGGCCTCGGAAATTACGGTTCAGCCGATTAGAAGATTTCCTTTGGACGCGGCGATTTTGTTCTCGGACATTTTAGTGGTTCCGCAAGCGATGGGCATCGATTTCAAAATGAAGGAATCTGTTGGACCTTGGCTGGACGAACCTATCAGGACAGCTCAACAAGTTGACGATGTGATAGTTCCGGACGTGAACGAAACTTTGGGTTATGTTTTCGATGCGATAGAAATGACTTTGGAAAAGCTGGACAATGAAATTCCTTTGATTGGATTTGCTGGTTCGCCTTGGACGATTTTCTGCTATTGTATTGAAGGAAGAGGCTCGAAGGATTTCAATATCGCGAAGTCATTTTGCTTCTTGCAACCGGAATCTGCGCACAAATTATTGCAAAAAATCACGGACACGACAATTGCTTATTTGAAACGAAAAGTAGAGAAAGGTGTTTCTGCAGTTCAGGTTTTTGACAGTTGGGGCGGAATGCTTTCGCCGGCCGATTATCAAGAGTTTTCTTGGCAATACATCAATCAGATTGTGGAAGCTCTCGCACCGTTGACACACGTTGTGGTTTTCGGGAAAGGCTGTTGGTTTGCATTGGAAGATATGACGAAATCTAAAGCGTCTGCTTTGGGCGTTGACTGGACGATTACGCCGGAATTAGCAAGACAATTCACGAATAATTCTGTGACGCTTCAGGGGAATTTCGACCCTTCGAGATTACATTCGACACCGGCAACGATTCGGAAAATGGTTCACGAGATGATTGACCGTTTTGGAAAAGATAAATACATTGTGAATCTCGGACACGGGATTTTACCAAATATTCCGGTTGAAAATGCGGAAGCTTTTATAAAGGCTGTTGTAGATTGGAAAGCATAA
- a CDS encoding uroporphyrinogen-III synthase, whose amino-acid sequence MKILFTKSLDKKEVAEKLGTEVLVDFVEVIKTEFIKTKTFGLKNNSLIFTSVNGVKAFFENGFDANENFAEKNYNKIYAVGSQTKKELRKHNFGTFKLCKNASELSQFITENSVNEKFLHFCGDLALDVLDEKLPLQNISYKKIPVYKTELLFPKINEKYQAVVFFSPSGVRSFAKFNGLEDLKIFSIGKTTTSELKKLTENKIITSHKNTLSDLLNLISKESSTFGKADLKD is encoded by the coding sequence ATGAAAATCCTTTTTACAAAATCACTGGACAAAAAAGAAGTTGCTGAGAAATTGGGAACGGAAGTGTTGGTTGATTTTGTGGAGGTCATCAAAACGGAATTCATTAAAACGAAAACTTTCGGTTTGAAGAATAATTCCTTGATTTTCACGAGTGTAAATGGAGTGAAAGCCTTTTTTGAAAATGGTTTTGATGCGAATGAAAATTTTGCTGAGAAGAATTATAATAAAATCTACGCCGTTGGTTCGCAGACGAAAAAGGAATTGAGGAAACATAATTTTGGGACTTTCAAGCTTTGTAAGAATGCGAGCGAACTTTCACAATTCATAACAGAAAATTCTGTGAATGAGAAGTTCTTGCATTTTTGTGGCGATTTGGCTTTGGATGTTTTGGATGAGAAATTGCCTTTGCAGAATATTTCTTACAAGAAAATCCCTGTTTACAAGACCGAATTGCTGTTTCCGAAAATCAATGAGAAATATCAGGCTGTGGTTTTCTTCAGTCCGAGTGGAGTTCGTAGTTTTGCGAAGTTCAATGGTTTGGAGGATTTGAAGATTTTTTCGATTGGAAAGACGACGACTTCGGAATTGAAGAAACTGACTGAAAATAAAATAATTACAAGTCATAAAAATACGTTATCCGATTTGTTGAATTTGATTTCTAAGGAAAGTTCAACTTTTGGGAAAGCTGATTTGAAAGACTAA
- the hemC gene encoding hydroxymethylbilane synthase, with protein sequence MKTIRIGTRNSPLALWQAHEVEAKLQNLGLQTEIVPIVSSGDKNLNQPLYALGITGIFTKDLDIALLNDEIDIAVHSLKDVPTLLPENVQISAVLERDFPEDVLVRNKDAEALDLNTLKIATSSLRRRAFWLKEFPETEFTDIRGNVQTRLKKLDDGVADATIFSLAGIKRMNLDVEYEQIPFLLQAPSQGVVAIASKIDNPELSDILKSISHKETEICINIEREFLKTLEGGCTAPIGAKAELVGNQIRFVGRLCSLDGKDCIETDEIFDWNDSENFGAKLALKVLENGGKELMDEIRKSL encoded by the coding sequence ATGAAAACCATAAGAATAGGAACCAGAAATAGTCCGCTTGCGCTTTGGCAGGCTCACGAAGTTGAAGCTAAACTTCAGAATCTTGGATTACAGACTGAAATCGTTCCAATCGTCAGTTCCGGCGACAAAAACCTGAACCAACCGCTTTACGCATTGGGAATCACAGGAATTTTCACGAAAGATTTGGACATTGCTTTGCTTAATGACGAGATTGATATTGCTGTTCATTCCTTGAAAGATGTTCCGACGCTTTTGCCAGAAAACGTTCAGATTTCTGCGGTTTTGGAAAGAGATTTTCCGGAAGATGTTTTGGTAAGAAATAAAGATGCGGAAGCTTTGGATTTGAATACCTTGAAAATTGCGACCAGCAGTTTGAGAAGACGCGCTTTTTGGCTGAAGGAATTTCCTGAAACTGAATTTACGGACATCCGAGGAAATGTCCAAACACGATTGAAAAAACTGGATGACGGCGTTGCAGATGCGACAATTTTTTCATTGGCCGGAATCAAACGAATGAATTTGGATGTGGAATATGAACAAATCCCATTCTTGTTGCAAGCACCTTCGCAAGGTGTGGTTGCAATCGCGAGCAAAATTGACAATCCTGAATTGAGCGATATTTTAAAATCGATTTCTCACAAAGAAACCGAGATTTGCATTAATATAGAAAGAGAATTCCTGAAAACTTTGGAAGGCGGTTGTACGGCGCCGATTGGTGCAAAAGCCGAATTGGTTGGAAATCAAATCCGCTTTGTTGGAAGACTTTGTTCGCTGGATGGAAAAGATTGCATCGAAACAGATGAGATTTTTGACTGGAACGATTCTGAGAATTTTGGAGCGAAATTAGCTTTGAAGGTTTTGGAAAATGGCGGAAAGGAATTGATGGACGAGATTAGAAAAAGTTTGTAA
- the hemA gene encoding glutamyl-tRNA reductase, with protein MSTKNKFHQTSDFAVLSISYEKADAETRGRFAFFDDHIKAFVNQIHEQDYGDAFVVSTCNRTEIYSTTKNYLHIAELYCNTVGVSLSEFLNYVNVLQREDALFHLFRVAAGLESQIIGDFEIVSQIKNAYHRFKKYKDFSNPYLERAINSSIQISKRIKNETGISTGSASVSYAAVHYILNNTKHIHEKNILLLGVGEIGQNTIENLVKHIYQPKIKIANRSFEKAEKIADKYNIPQIDFETFPEELKQTDVLIVATGAQKYIIDETNFPKNKEMVVIDLSMPNNVQKEIGKLENVTLIDVDQLSQTIQETMEQRKKEIPKAEGIIKEMAKEFADWEKKRKLAPQINHFKNSLKKIEENEMHNIHKKFHYAKIEDMELSNNLVQKITNRFAKYIMENPSRADEITKLMEEILDIHKQ; from the coding sequence ATGAGCACAAAAAATAAATTTCACCAGACATCAGATTTCGCCGTTCTTAGCATCAGTTATGAAAAAGCCGATGCAGAAACACGGGGACGATTTGCATTTTTTGATGACCATATCAAAGCTTTTGTGAATCAAATCCACGAGCAGGATTACGGTGACGCGTTCGTTGTTTCCACTTGCAACAGGACCGAAATCTACTCTACTACAAAGAATTATCTTCACATCGCAGAGCTCTATTGCAACACAGTTGGAGTCTCTCTTTCCGAGTTTTTGAACTATGTGAATGTGCTTCAACGAGAAGATGCACTGTTTCATCTTTTCCGCGTCGCAGCTGGATTGGAAAGCCAAATCATTGGTGATTTCGAGATTGTGTCTCAAATCAAGAATGCTTATCATCGATTCAAAAAGTATAAGGATTTTTCTAATCCCTATTTAGAACGCGCAATTAATTCCTCGATTCAAATTTCGAAGAGAATTAAGAATGAAACTGGAATCAGCACAGGTTCAGCTTCGGTTTCTTACGCGGCGGTTCATTATATTTTAAATAATACAAAACACATTCACGAGAAGAATATTCTGCTTCTCGGCGTTGGAGAAATTGGCCAGAACACGATTGAAAATCTTGTAAAACACATTTATCAGCCCAAAATAAAAATCGCCAACCGCTCTTTTGAAAAAGCGGAGAAAATTGCTGATAAATACAATATTCCTCAAATCGATTTTGAAACGTTCCCAGAAGAATTGAAACAGACTGATGTTCTAATCGTTGCAACCGGCGCTCAGAAATATATTATTGATGAAACCAATTTTCCTAAAAACAAGGAGATGGTTGTCATCGACCTTTCAATGCCTAATAATGTTCAGAAGGAAATCGGAAAATTGGAAAACGTGACGTTGATAGACGTGGACCAACTTTCGCAAACCATTCAGGAAACGATGGAACAACGCAAAAAGGAAATCCCGAAAGCGGAAGGCATCATCAAGGAAATGGCGAAGGAATTTGCAGATTGGGAAAAGAAAAGAAAACTCGCACCTCAAATCAATCATTTCAAAAATTCTTTGAAGAAAATCGAGGAAAACGAAATGCACAATATTCATAAGAAATTCCATTACGCCAAAATCGAGGATATGGAACTGTCCAACAATCTGGTTCAGAAAATCACGAATCGATTTGCGAAATACATTATGGAAAATCCTTCCCGCGCCGACGAAATCACAAAATTGATGGAGGAAATCCTCGACATCCACAAACAGTAA
- a CDS encoding rod shape-determining protein → MGIMDMFTQEIAIDLGTANTLIIHNNKIVVDQPSIVAIERSSGKPIAVGEQAKHMQGKTHEDIKTIRPLKDGVIADFHASEHMIKEFIKQIPGIKGKFFQPALRIVICIPSGITEVEKRAVRDSAQKVNAKEVRLIYEPMAAAIGVGIDVQKPEGNMIIDIGGGTTEIAVVALGGIVCDKSVKIAGDVFTNDIAYYLRTHHNLYIGERTAERIKIEVGSAVEELDVPIDDIPVQGRDLITGKPKEIMVNYKEIAKALDKSIIRIEDAVMETLSLTPPELAADIYKTGIYLAGGGALLRGLADRLHRKTGLPVFVAEDPLRAVVRGTGIALKNMNKFNFLIK, encoded by the coding sequence ATGGGTATAATGGATATGTTTACGCAAGAGATTGCGATCGACTTGGGAACTGCGAACACACTTATCATACACAACAACAAAATAGTTGTGGATCAGCCATCTATCGTAGCGATAGAGCGCTCTTCTGGCAAGCCGATTGCCGTAGGTGAGCAAGCGAAACATATGCAAGGAAAGACCCACGAGGATATCAAAACCATCCGTCCATTGAAAGATGGTGTGATTGCCGATTTCCACGCGTCAGAACATATGATCAAGGAATTCATCAAACAAATTCCGGGCATCAAAGGAAAGTTTTTCCAGCCAGCACTTAGGATTGTGATCTGTATCCCTTCAGGAATTACAGAGGTTGAGAAAAGAGCGGTAAGAGATTCGGCTCAAAAAGTAAACGCCAAAGAAGTTCGTTTGATCTATGAGCCAATGGCGGCTGCGATAGGTGTTGGGATCGATGTTCAGAAACCAGAAGGTAATATGATCATCGACATAGGTGGTGGAACTACGGAAATTGCTGTGGTTGCATTAGGTGGAATCGTTTGTGACAAATCTGTGAAAATTGCAGGTGACGTTTTTACGAATGATATCGCTTATTATTTAAGAACGCATCATAATTTATATATCGGAGAAAGAACGGCAGAGAGAATCAAAATCGAAGTTGGTTCTGCGGTAGAAGAATTGGACGTTCCAATCGACGATATTCCTGTACAAGGTCGTGATCTGATCACTGGGAAACCGAAAGAAATTATGGTCAACTATAAAGAAATTGCAAAAGCACTTGACAAATCTATCATCAGAATCGAAGATGCGGTGATGGAGACTTTGTCATTGACGCCTCCGGAATTGGCGGCTGATATCTACAAAACCGGTATTTATCTTGCTGGTGGTGGAGCGCTTCTAAGAGGTTTGGCAGACAGACTTCATAGAAAAACGGGACTTCCTGTCTTCGTGGCAGAAGATCCTTTAAGAGCGGTGGTAAGAGGAACCGGTATTGCTCTTAAGAATATGAACAAATTCAATTTCCTTATCAAGTAA
- the mreC gene encoding rod shape-determining protein MreC, with product MGALLRFFSKNALFAFFVFLQLVAIVLIFSKNSMQQSFIAARTAAFNSWVSGYIDEGTSYLKLKQINEDLVTQNKALMLELYGKYKVAKPNFRKVYDTIGGGQIYTFVDGEVVFNSINRRDNYYTINRGRLQGVSSNMGVIAPKGIAGIVINTTDNYSLVKSILSVNKIKISASLKKSGYFGTLSWKGDDTRTMTLSDIPKYVPLKVGDTVVTDGKSSIFPAGILVGTIAGYEVDSKTGFWDISVELSEKIGKLSKVFVVRNLKKSEVQKIDDSLKVQIKKDDQ from the coding sequence ATGGGTGCTTTGCTGAGATTTTTTTCTAAGAATGCTTTGTTCGCGTTCTTTGTATTCTTGCAATTGGTTGCAATTGTACTTATTTTCAGCAAAAATTCTATGCAGCAAAGTTTCATTGCGGCAAGGACTGCGGCGTTCAATTCGTGGGTTTCCGGATATATCGATGAGGGAACTTCTTATCTGAAATTGAAACAGATCAATGAAGATCTTGTGACCCAGAACAAAGCTTTGATGTTGGAACTTTACGGCAAATATAAAGTGGCCAAACCCAATTTTCGAAAAGTTTACGATACGATCGGAGGCGGACAGATCTATACTTTTGTAGATGGAGAAGTGGTTTTCAATAGCATCAATAGAAGAGATAATTATTACACGATCAACCGCGGACGTTTGCAAGGCGTGAGTTCCAATATGGGCGTTATTGCTCCGAAAGGAATTGCTGGGATCGTCATCAATACTACAGATAATTATTCATTGGTCAAATCGATTCTGAGTGTCAATAAGATCAAGATCAGTGCTTCACTCAAGAAGTCTGGTTACTTTGGAACACTTTCCTGGAAAGGCGACGATACGAGAACAATGACACTTTCCGACATTCCAAAATATGTTCCTTTAAAAGTGGGTGATACCGTGGTAACTGATGGTAAATCCTCAATTTTCCCAGCCGGAATTTTGGTTGGAACCATAGCGGGTTACGAGGTTGACAGCAAAACGGGATTCTGGGATATCTCTGTAGAACTTAGCGAGAAGATTGGGAAATTAAGTAAAGTTTTTGTCGTCCGAAATCTGAAAAAATCCGAAGTTCAAAAAATCGATGATTCATTAAAAGTTCAAATTAAGAAAGATGATCAGTAG
- a CDS encoding rod shape-determining protein MreD: MISRNVVSDLVLIALLTAFQIFILNRIALFGQYIPVLYPVFVMFYPFFRNRFHFLALSFILGLCVDAFLGTWGINAFATTVVAYFRTIIFRTSTDTTTDFFSFQGIQWTQFIFFIVTSIFIHQLLVQFIEFFKFDRFFEILFNVIVTSIISFVFILAYALAFKIKQKV; encoded by the coding sequence ATGATCAGTAGAAACGTTGTATCAGATCTGGTTTTGATCGCATTGTTGACGGCTTTTCAGATTTTCATTCTGAACAGAATTGCCTTGTTCGGACAATATATTCCCGTACTTTATCCAGTTTTTGTGATGTTCTATCCATTTTTCAGAAACAGATTCCATTTTTTAGCTTTAAGTTTTATCTTGGGATTATGCGTGGATGCATTTTTGGGAACCTGGGGAATCAATGCGTTCGCAACTACCGTTGTGGCATACTTCAGAACAATTATCTTCCGAACTTCTACAGACACTACCACAGATTTTTTCTCTTTCCAAGGGATCCAATGGACACAATTCATCTTTTTTATTGTAACCAGTATTTTCATCCATCAACTTTTGGTGCAGTTCATCGAGTTCTTTAAATTCGACAGATTTTTTGAAATTTTATTTAATGTAATAGTTACCAGTATAATTTCGTTTGTATTTATATTAGCCTATGCATTAGCTTTTAAGATCAAGCAAAAAGTCTGA
- a CDS encoding penicillin-binding transpeptidase domain-containing protein has translation MKSQYLKITLALSIIALIFIARLSYLQLFTDRYALNAANTSIKIEYVIPPRGVIFDRNGKILVGNQPSFEISYTAALLKPDFDTIGFCKLLGITEPEFVKTLRNIEKEKYYSKLTPMTFMKNLSREEMARIQELIFKYPAFSIVPRPQRQYEVNTSGNLLGYTNQVNDADIKKDSTYYLPGDFVGKSGVEKSYEKELRGEKGMKYIQKDIRQRSIGSYKNGELDKEVVTGKDLTLTIDYDLQRMAEEMLVNKHGAVVALDPNNGEILTMATGPDIDPNLFTGPQKSRNLYKLANDTIFENKPTFDRSIQAAYPPGSTFKLLTALAAMEMGVMTDKTIFPCGRGFFYRGKSIKGHGGADPLIPSIQVSSNCYFTYAYLAIIKKYPGNPSKGVDEWKKIINSFGVGEFLNNDLAVGAKGRIPSGEFYEKRMKSIYKASGSKRTDFKNWDEMPTGALYNGMGQGDVLLTPLQMANFVGAIANKGWYYTPHIVKSIDGKPNPDPRFKKKHMTMIQNPQYYNVVLQGMEAVMIKGTGRSLRSKDFTQLAKTGTAQVPQGKDNSIFVLIAPADKPKIVVVAVMEHAGFGATWAGPACTVIAEKYITGELKRENLYKKMITSSFMPEYKRQYISEMKRKGWYKEPPKDTVKLKKIKDSLQAIENKKKKDSSKVKTLKNNSK, from the coding sequence ATGAAATCACAATATCTCAAGATTACACTCGCCCTTTCTATCATTGCATTGATTTTCATTGCAAGACTTTCTTATTTGCAACTATTCACCGACCGCTATGCTTTGAATGCTGCGAATACTTCCATCAAAATAGAATATGTCATTCCACCGCGAGGTGTCATTTTTGACAGAAACGGAAAAATATTGGTAGGGAATCAGCCTTCTTTTGAGATTTCTTACACGGCGGCACTTCTAAAACCAGATTTCGATACGATAGGGTTTTGTAAATTATTGGGGATTACCGAGCCAGAATTTGTCAAAACATTGAGGAATATTGAGAAGGAAAAATACTACTCCAAGCTAACGCCGATGACTTTTATGAAGAATCTAAGTCGAGAGGAAATGGCAAGGATCCAAGAATTGATCTTCAAATATCCAGCTTTCAGCATCGTTCCACGTCCGCAGAGGCAATATGAGGTCAACACTTCCGGTAACCTTTTGGGATATACGAATCAAGTAAATGACGCGGATATCAAAAAAGATTCAACATACTATTTACCAGGTGATTTTGTAGGAAAAAGTGGTGTTGAGAAATCTTATGAAAAAGAACTTCGAGGTGAGAAGGGAATGAAATACATCCAGAAAGACATTCGCCAAAGAAGCATCGGTTCTTATAAAAACGGAGAGCTTGATAAAGAAGTGGTTACCGGAAAAGACCTGACATTGACCATCGATTACGACCTACAAAGAATGGCAGAAGAAATGCTCGTGAACAAACACGGAGCAGTCGTCGCTCTAGACCCAAACAACGGAGAGATCCTGACGATGGCAACTGGGCCGGACATCGACCCAAATCTTTTCACAGGACCTCAAAAATCCAGAAATCTTTACAAATTAGCCAACGATACGATTTTCGAGAACAAACCAACTTTTGACAGGTCGATACAAGCGGCCTATCCTCCGGGATCGACATTCAAATTGCTAACTGCTTTGGCAGCTATGGAAATGGGCGTGATGACAGACAAAACGATCTTCCCGTGTGGAAGAGGATTTTTCTACCGTGGAAAAAGTATTAAAGGTCACGGTGGTGCAGATCCGTTGATTCCTTCTATTCAGGTTTCCAGTAACTGTTACTTTACATATGCTTATTTGGCCATCATCAAAAAGTATCCGGGAAATCCTTCTAAAGGCGTGGACGAGTGGAAAAAGATCATCAACAGTTTTGGCGTTGGAGAATTTCTTAACAATGATCTGGCCGTTGGGGCAAAAGGAAGAATTCCTTCGGGCGAATTCTATGAAAAAAGAATGAAATCGATCTATAAAGCAAGCGGCTCAAAAAGGACAGATTTCAAAAACTGGGACGAGATGCCGACAGGTGCTTTGTACAATGGAATGGGACAAGGTGATGTTCTCTTAACACCGCTTCAAATGGCAAACTTCGTAGGTGCGATTGCCAACAAAGGCTGGTACTACACACCTCACATTGTGAAAAGTATCGACGGAAAACCAAATCCAGATCCAAGATTTAAGAAGAAACATATGACGATGATCCAGAATCCTCAATATTATAATGTCGTTCTTCAAGGAATGGAGGCTGTTATGATCAAAGGAACGGGAAGAAGTCTTAGGTCAAAAGATTTTACACAACTCGCCAAAACAGGAACTGCGCAAGTGCCTCAGGGAAAAGATAATTCAATTTTTGTATTGATCGCGCCTGCAGACAAACCGAAAATTGTGGTTGTAGCCGTAATGGAGCACGCAGGATTTGGTGCCACTTGGGCTGGGCCAGCTTGTACTGTGATTGCAGAGAAATACATCACTGGAGAACTGAAACGGGAAAATCTCTACAAGAAGATGATCACGTCCAGCTTTATGCCGGAATATAAAAGACAGTATATTTCTGAGATGAAACGAAAAGGCTGGTACAAAGAACCGCCTAAAGATACCGTGAAACTCAAAAAGATCAAAGATAGTCTCCAAGCTATTGAAAATAAAAAAAAGAAGGATAGTTCCAAAGTTAAAACTCTAAAAAACAATTCAAAATGA